The nucleotide window GCTACCATGCGCAACGGCCGGGGACCTTGCATCGCCCTACGAGCCGATATGGACGCACTCCCCATACAGGAGACCAGCAATGTCCCTTACCGGTCGGTCAACGACGGTGTGATGCACGCCTGTGGGCATGACGGGCACATGGCCATCCTACTCGGCACTCTTCTGGCCCTGGACCGGCACCGGGATCAATGGCAGGGGGTGATTAAGTTCATCTTCCAGCCATCCGAGGAGGGCAACGCCGGGGCGCGCCACATGCTGGCGGAAGGAGCCCTGAAAGACCCGGACGCAGAGGCCATCTTCGGCCTGCACTTATGGAACTATCAGCCCTTCGGTACCGTTGGTATTCGGTCCGGGCCGGTACTAGCAGCGGCCGACGAATTCGAGATCATTGTCAAAGGCGTCGGCGGACACGCTGCCATGCCCCAGGGCACTATCGATGCCGTCTATGTAGCCTCCCAACTGGTCGTGAGCCTGCAGTCCATCGTGAGCCGGAACCTCGACCCTTTGGAATCAGGGGTCCTGACCATCGGGCAGATTCAGGGTGGCTATAACTTTAACATCATTGCCGATAAGGTGACCCTGAAAGTGACCGCTCGGGCCTATCGCGAGGAGGACCGCCAGATCATCAAGCAGCGGTTGAAGGCCGTCTGCGAAGGGATATCCGCCACCTATGGTGCTGCCGTCGAGCTGGATTACCGCGATGGCTACCCACCCACCGTGAACGATCCCGCAATGACGGAGGTGACTGCGCGGGCTGCCCGCAGAGTGGCCGGTGATGCGGTCGGTGAACCCTTCCTCTCTATGGGCGGTGAGGATATGGCCTATTTCCTGCAAGCAGTCCCGGGCTGCTTCTTCTTCCTGGGATCAGCTAAACCGGAGCATAAGCCCGCCGAAGTACCTCATCACTGCTCTCACTTCGATTTCGATGAGGGCGCCCTGGTGGTGGGTGCCAGCGTTTTCATAGAGATCGTCCGGGAAATGCTCCCGGTCCCTCCCCCATGATACCGGAAAGCCAGCTCCCGAAAGTCAACCGTTGAGTTATACCTTGATATCTGAACTGATCCTGAAGCTAGCCGTTCCTCGTTACCAGGAAGCCAGAGATCCTGCGGTACGGACCCGCATCGGGCAACTGGAGGCCTGGGTGAGTATAGTAGTCAATACTGTGCTCACCGTCATAAAGTTGTTTCTGGGGCTGGCAATCAATTCGCTGGCACTCATTGCCGACGGCGTCCACACCCTCTCTGATGTGGTCACTTCGGTAGTGGTTCTGGTAGGCTTTAAGATTGCCGGCAAACCGGCTGATAAGGAGCATCCCTTCGGTCACGGCCGGGCCGAGTACGTCGCCACTATCATTATTGCCGTGATGCTGGCAGTGGTGGGATTCGAGTTTATCAAGTCCGCTATAGGCCGGCTGATCGAGCCGGTGCCCATTGCAGCCGGTTGGCTGGTAATGATCATCATTTTCCTCACCCTGCTGGTGAAGGTTTGGCTGGGACAGTTCTCTATGGATCTGAGCCGGCGCATCTCCTCATCCACACTCAAAGCGGATGCCTGGCACCACTGGAGCGACGC belongs to Candidatus Neomarinimicrobiota bacterium and includes:
- a CDS encoding M20 family metallopeptidase, which gives rise to MPELNIHPTIAGLEEKIIAFRRHLHQHPELGFQEVETARYILEQIEDVDLEIRHPVATTGIVATMRNGRGPCIALRADMDALPIQETSNVPYRSVNDGVMHACGHDGHMAILLGTLLALDRHRDQWQGVIKFIFQPSEEGNAGARHMLAEGALKDPDAEAIFGLHLWNYQPFGTVGIRSGPVLAAADEFEIIVKGVGGHAAMPQGTIDAVYVASQLVVSLQSIVSRNLDPLESGVLTIGQIQGGYNFNIIADKVTLKVTARAYREEDRQIIKQRLKAVCEGISATYGAAVELDYRDGYPPTVNDPAMTEVTARAARRVAGDAVGEPFLSMGGEDMAYFLQAVPGCFFFLGSAKPEHKPAEVPHHCSHFDFDEGALVVGASVFIEIVREMLPVPPP